One segment of Mastomys coucha isolate ucsf_1 unplaced genomic scaffold, UCSF_Mcou_1 pScaffold23, whole genome shotgun sequence DNA contains the following:
- the LOC116072510 gene encoding protein transport protein Sec61 subunit gamma-like has protein sequence MDQVMQFVEPSRQFVKDSIRLVKRCIKPDRKEFQKIAMATAIGFAIMGFIGFFVKLIHIPIK, from the coding sequence ATGGATCAGGTAATGCAGTTTGTAGAGCCAAGTCGGCAGTTTGTAAAGGACTCAATTCGCCTGGTTAAAAGATGCATCAAACCCGACAGAAAAGAATTCCAGAAGATTGCCATGGCCACAGCGATAGGATTTGCTATCATGGGATTCATTGGCTTCTTCGTGAAACTGATCCATATCCCTATTAAATAA